The following proteins are co-located in the Alcaligenes faecalis genome:
- the trpA gene encoding tryptophan synthase subunit alpha: MSSNVRLKKTFEGLNGRCALVPYITAGDPSVPATVALMHALRQAGADVIELGVPFSDPTADGPVIQQAAERAISRGVGLRKVLEIVQQFRLIDEETPVVLMGYANPIERIGQAEFAVMAGKAGVDGVLTVDYPPEESEDFTRLLTEQGVDTIFLLSPTSTDERIAKVAELAQGYVYYVSLKGVTGSAQIDVADVEHHLQRIRQHVKIPVGVGFGIRDAQSAKAISRSADAVVIGSKLIQTMEQAVQENAGKEQKDKDAAAVAAASQWLAQIRQALDN; this comes from the coding sequence ATGTCGAGTAATGTGCGTCTGAAAAAGACGTTTGAAGGTTTGAACGGGCGCTGTGCCCTGGTGCCTTATATTACGGCCGGTGACCCTTCGGTGCCCGCTACCGTAGCCTTGATGCATGCCTTGCGACAGGCCGGGGCAGATGTCATTGAATTGGGTGTACCGTTTTCTGATCCCACGGCCGATGGCCCGGTGATTCAGCAAGCCGCTGAACGGGCTATCAGCCGTGGTGTGGGCCTGCGTAAAGTGCTGGAGATTGTGCAGCAGTTTCGCCTGATCGACGAGGAAACGCCGGTAGTGCTGATGGGGTACGCCAATCCTATCGAACGTATCGGCCAGGCCGAGTTTGCCGTGATGGCGGGCAAGGCCGGTGTGGACGGTGTATTGACGGTGGATTATCCGCCTGAAGAGTCCGAGGATTTCACCCGTTTGCTGACTGAGCAGGGCGTGGATACCATTTTCTTGCTTTCACCCACTTCCACGGATGAGCGCATTGCCAAGGTGGCCGAGTTGGCACAAGGCTATGTGTATTATGTATCCCTGAAAGGGGTGACCGGTTCGGCCCAGATTGATGTGGCGGATGTGGAACACCACTTGCAGCGCATTCGTCAGCACGTCAAAATTCCGGTCGGAGTGGGTTTTGGGATTCGTGATGCGCAAAGCGCCAAAGCCATCTCTCGTAGCGCGGATGCGGTTGTTATTGGCTCCAAGCTGATCCAGACCATGGAGCAGGCCGTGCAGGAGAACGCTGGCAAAGAGCAAAAGGATAAGGATGCAGCAGCGGTTGCAGCGGCCAGTCAATGGCTCGCACAGATACGGCAGGCGCTGGATAATTAG
- a CDS encoding Rne/Rng family ribonuclease, which yields MKRMLFNATHQEELRVAIVDGQKLIDLDIETAGREQRKGNIYKGVITRIEPGLEACFVSYGEERHGFLPFKEVARSYFKEGVDVRSARIQDALVEGQELIIQVEKEERGNKGAALTTFISLAGRYLVLMPNNPRGGGVSRRVEGEDRQELREAMDQLDIPQGMSIIARTAGIGRSVEELQWDLNYLMQLWTAIDGAARDNAAPILIYLESSLVIRAIRDYFSPDIGEILIDTDEIHEQAAAFMSVVMPDNLHRVKMYRDDIPLFSRFQIEHQIETAYSRTVQLPSGGAVVIDHTEALVAIDVNSARSTRGADIEETALRTNQEAADEVARQLRLRDLGGLIVIDFIDMEDSKNQRAVEQRLRDALHLDRARVQMGKISRFGLMELSRQRLRPALNEGSHITCPRCTGTGVIRDAESSALHVLRLLQEEAMKEGTAALHAQVPVDVATFLLNEKRADITKIESRLNIALILIPNKNLETPHHIIERLRHDDPRLDELRSSYELVQQPEQQDSLVPHRSHDIKPRPEALVKSTTPAQPAPMSKPAAAASPTASDNKPSLLKRVLNWLSGSPAEPVAETTKSEGSKSSSGRRQGRPGQSNGGRGQGGRGRRQSNRPEAAQEEKASTESTGGNSRGRRRNASANNETASGTPQSTNTTTTSSTTEEGGSNNRNPRNRRGRGGRQRREESSAENVESNKDLTSTEAQPEQAVVASIAAASAVATAKQEAQKRVEPLAEADNTDTGDNSDTETDENSENSTLDPERKRRRRRSRRGRRNTDANAVAENEETNEEGNTNAYVAHATPSFNPAALDAQKQTAAQNAAAEPEQHQAAVEAPAAQEAAPVAVETAQEAPAAAQVAQQAQEVTTTQATAVNTEPAQEEVATPAVLAAVAPEAPAAEETVAPVQAEAAAEPAKAESSEAQAKAVETAAAPAETQAPAETPAVEAAPVETAAVETATAQEEVAAPAAQAEVAPEAPAAEEAVAPAQAEVATEPAKAEVTEAQAEAVETAATPAEAQPAVEASAVEATPVETTTVETHVETQTTAAAKAPAAEQAQKPAAAPLEAVLNAAGIELVETVRSATQDDYQPAPVRLGRPRKQRAAETENSEPLQQVETQ from the coding sequence ATGAAACGCATGTTGTTCAATGCGACGCATCAAGAAGAACTACGCGTCGCCATTGTCGACGGTCAAAAACTCATTGACCTCGACATCGAAACAGCCGGACGCGAACAGCGCAAAGGCAATATCTACAAAGGGGTCATCACCCGCATTGAACCCGGCCTGGAAGCCTGCTTTGTCAGTTACGGCGAAGAGCGTCACGGCTTTCTGCCTTTCAAGGAAGTCGCTCGCAGCTACTTCAAGGAAGGGGTTGATGTACGTAGCGCCCGCATCCAGGACGCCCTGGTGGAAGGTCAGGAACTGATCATCCAGGTTGAAAAAGAAGAGCGTGGCAACAAGGGCGCTGCCCTGACCACCTTCATTTCCCTGGCAGGCCGCTATCTGGTTCTGATGCCCAACAACCCCCGTGGGGGTGGCGTATCGCGTCGCGTTGAAGGCGAAGACCGCCAGGAACTGCGCGAAGCCATGGACCAGTTGGACATCCCGCAGGGCATGAGCATCATCGCCCGCACCGCAGGCATCGGCCGCAGCGTCGAAGAACTGCAGTGGGACCTGAACTATCTGATGCAGTTGTGGACCGCCATTGACGGCGCTGCCCGCGACAATGCTGCCCCTATTCTGATTTATCTGGAATCCAGCCTGGTTATCCGGGCAATCCGCGATTACTTCTCGCCCGATATTGGCGAGATCCTGATCGACACGGATGAAATTCACGAGCAGGCCGCCGCTTTCATGAGCGTGGTCATGCCCGACAATCTGCATCGCGTGAAGATGTACCGCGATGACATCCCCTTGTTCTCGCGCTTTCAGATCGAACACCAGATTGAAACCGCCTACTCGCGTACGGTGCAATTGCCGTCGGGCGGTGCCGTCGTTATCGACCACACCGAGGCCTTGGTTGCCATTGACGTGAACTCGGCCCGCTCCACGCGTGGCGCCGACATTGAAGAAACCGCCTTGCGCACCAACCAGGAAGCCGCCGATGAAGTAGCCCGCCAGTTGCGTTTGCGTGACCTGGGTGGTCTGATTGTTATCGACTTTATCGATATGGAAGACAGCAAGAACCAGCGTGCTGTCGAACAACGCCTGCGTGATGCCCTGCATCTGGATCGCGCCCGCGTCCAGATGGGCAAGATCTCGCGCTTTGGCCTGATGGAACTGTCCCGTCAACGCCTGCGCCCGGCCCTGAACGAAGGCTCCCACATTACTTGCCCACGATGCACTGGCACTGGCGTGATTCGCGATGCCGAATCCAGCGCCCTGCACGTACTGCGTCTGCTGCAAGAAGAAGCCATGAAGGAAGGCACAGCCGCCCTGCACGCTCAGGTGCCGGTGGATGTGGCGACCTTCCTGCTGAACGAAAAACGCGCTGATATCACCAAGATTGAGTCGCGTCTGAATATTGCCTTGATCCTGATTCCCAACAAGAATCTGGAAACCCCGCACCACATCATCGAACGCCTGCGCCACGACGACCCACGTCTGGACGAACTGCGCAGCAGCTACGAACTGGTTCAGCAGCCTGAACAGCAAGACAGCCTGGTGCCGCACCGCAGCCACGACATCAAGCCTCGTCCAGAAGCCCTGGTCAAGAGCACCACACCGGCCCAGCCAGCTCCCATGAGCAAGCCCGCTGCAGCCGCCAGCCCCACTGCCAGCGACAACAAACCCAGCCTGCTCAAACGTGTGCTGAACTGGTTGTCCGGCTCACCCGCCGAACCCGTAGCCGAAACCACCAAATCCGAAGGCAGCAAATCTTCCTCCGGTCGCCGCCAAGGCCGTCCAGGCCAATCCAATGGTGGACGTGGCCAAGGTGGACGTGGCCGTCGCCAGTCCAACCGCCCGGAAGCGGCTCAGGAAGAGAAAGCCAGCACGGAAAGCACCGGCGGTAATAGCCGAGGTCGCCGCCGTAACGCCTCGGCTAATAACGAAACCGCGTCGGGAACCCCACAAAGCACCAACACCACAACGACGTCTAGCACCACCGAGGAAGGCGGCAGCAACAACCGCAACCCACGTAACCGCCGTGGCCGTGGCGGTCGTCAACGCCGTGAAGAAAGCAGCGCAGAAAACGTCGAGTCGAACAAAGACCTCACCAGCACAGAAGCCCAGCCCGAACAGGCTGTTGTTGCCAGCATCGCTGCAGCCTCTGCAGTTGCCACCGCCAAGCAAGAAGCACAAAAACGTGTTGAACCGCTCGCTGAGGCCGACAACACCGATACCGGCGATAACTCGGATACTGAAACGGACGAAAACAGCGAGAACAGCACCCTGGATCCAGAGCGCAAACGTCGTCGCCGTCGTAGCCGCCGCGGTCGTCGCAACACGGACGCCAACGCAGTGGCCGAAAACGAAGAGACCAACGAAGAAGGCAATACCAATGCCTACGTTGCTCACGCAACACCCAGCTTTAACCCCGCTGCCTTGGACGCACAGAAACAAACCGCTGCCCAAAACGCAGCAGCCGAGCCTGAACAGCACCAAGCAGCCGTAGAGGCACCAGCAGCCCAAGAAGCCGCTCCTGTCGCCGTAGAGACCGCTCAGGAAGCCCCTGCCGCTGCCCAAGTTGCACAACAAGCTCAAGAAGTCACGACGACCCAGGCAACCGCTGTTAACACCGAACCAGCCCAGGAAGAAGTAGCCACTCCAGCCGTTCTGGCCGCAGTTGCTCCAGAGGCTCCTGCCGCAGAAGAAACCGTTGCTCCTGTGCAAGCAGAAGCGGCTGCCGAACCTGCCAAAGCGGAAAGCTCCGAAGCCCAAGCCAAGGCCGTAGAAACAGCCGCAGCGCCTGCAGAAACCCAAGCCCCAGCAGAAACCCCTGCCGTTGAAGCCGCTCCAGTGGAAACTGCAGCCGTAGAAACCGCTACTGCCCAGGAAGAAGTTGCTGCTCCAGCCGCTCAGGCCGAGGTCGCTCCAGAAGCTCCTGCTGCTGAAGAAGCTGTTGCTCCTGCGCAAGCAGAAGTTGCTACCGAACCAGCCAAAGCAGAAGTCACCGAAGCTCAAGCTGAAGCCGTGGAAACAGCTGCTACTCCCGCAGAAGCACAACCTGCAGTTGAAGCCTCGGCCGTTGAAGCCACTCCAGTGGAAACCACAACTGTAGAGACTCACGTTGAGACTCAAACGACTGCTGCTGCAAAAGCCCCTGCTGCCGAACAAGCACAGAAGCCCGCAGCCGCCCCTCTGGAAGCCGTGCTGAACGCAGCGGGCATCGAACTGGTGGAAACCGTTCGCTCGGCCACACAGGACGACTACCAGCCCGCACCAGTGCGCCTGGGTCGCCCACGCAAGCAACGTGCTGCAGAAACCGAGAACAGCGAACCGCTGCAACAGGTCGAAACGCAGTAA
- the accD gene encoding acetyl-CoA carboxylase, carboxyltransferase subunit beta has protein sequence MSWIEKILPPRINRNPESSRRVPEGLWVKCPSCESVLYKEDLQATLNVCPKCSHHMRIGARGRIKSLLDPEGQTEIGSNTRPMDPLKFRDSRKYTERVSEAAKQTGETEAMVVMSGTILSVPAVVACFEFEYMAGSMGSVVGERFTRGVQAAIANRSPFICVAASGGARMQESLFSLMQMAKTTAILAELSEAGLPFISILTDPTMGGVSASFAFMGDVVIAEPNALIGFAGPRVIEQTVREKLPEGFQRAEFLLEKGAIDMVVDRRELQRELAELLALLTRQPAEAVSRHP, from the coding sequence ATGAGCTGGATCGAGAAAATACTCCCGCCGCGAATTAACCGTAACCCCGAAAGCAGTCGTCGCGTTCCCGAAGGGCTGTGGGTGAAATGTCCGTCGTGTGAGTCTGTGCTCTACAAGGAAGATCTTCAGGCAACCTTGAATGTCTGCCCCAAGTGCAGCCATCACATGCGTATTGGTGCGCGTGGCCGGATCAAATCCTTGCTGGACCCCGAAGGCCAGACCGAGATTGGTTCCAACACCCGTCCTATGGATCCCTTGAAGTTTCGCGATTCTCGCAAGTACACCGAGCGTGTTTCCGAGGCAGCCAAGCAGACGGGCGAAACCGAAGCCATGGTGGTCATGAGCGGCACAATTTTGTCCGTGCCTGCGGTGGTGGCCTGCTTCGAGTTTGAATACATGGCCGGTTCCATGGGTTCGGTGGTGGGTGAGCGTTTCACACGAGGTGTGCAGGCAGCGATTGCCAACCGTAGTCCTTTTATTTGCGTGGCCGCTTCGGGTGGGGCGCGTATGCAGGAGAGCTTGTTCTCTCTGATGCAGATGGCCAAGACCACGGCTATTTTGGCGGAGTTGTCCGAGGCGGGTTTGCCGTTCATCAGCATCCTGACTGATCCAACCATGGGCGGTGTGTCGGCCAGTTTCGCTTTTATGGGCGATGTGGTGATTGCCGAGCCTAATGCCTTGATCGGTTTTGCCGGTCCTCGTGTGATTGAGCAGACTGTGCGCGAGAAGCTGCCTGAAGGTTTCCAGCGTGCCGAGTTTTTGCTGGAGAAGGGGGCGATCGATATGGTGGTGGATCGTCGCGAGTTGCAGCGTGAACTGGCGGAGTTGCTGGCTTTGTTGACTCGTCAACCCGCTGAGGCGGTGTCGCGTCATCCTTGA